A region of Kribbella sp. NBC_01245 DNA encodes the following proteins:
- a CDS encoding DUF4265 domain-containing protein encodes MTTTLHIKLAQDGSGWPPYDSEEVAVEKVGEDEYRLLTPPMFAKGLAVGDVVHAHEYGDPPVPWIASLVSSSGHSTIRVITRLGFDEEATVARLTAAGLALKPTTLLGLHLADLPAERQYGPILAELATLADAGQIDFEEAALSPSHAEAL; translated from the coding sequence GTGACCACGACCCTGCACATCAAGTTGGCCCAAGATGGCTCCGGCTGGCCGCCCTACGACAGCGAGGAAGTCGCCGTGGAGAAGGTCGGTGAGGACGAGTACCGCCTACTCACACCGCCGATGTTCGCCAAGGGCCTGGCGGTCGGCGACGTCGTACATGCCCACGAGTACGGCGATCCGCCCGTTCCGTGGATCGCGTCGCTCGTGAGCTCTTCGGGCCATTCGACGATCCGCGTCATCACCAGACTCGGCTTCGACGAAGAGGCAACCGTGGCGCGCCTGACCGCGGCCGGCCTGGCCCTGAAGCCCACCACCCTCCTCGGCCTCCACCTAGCCGACCTTCCTGCCGAGCGCCAGTACGGACCAATCCTGGCCGAGCTCGCGACCTTGGCCGACGCAGGCCAGATCGATTTCGAAGAAGCCGCCCTCTCGCCGTCGCACGCCGAGGCTCTTTAG